The following are from one region of the Acidobacteriota bacterium genome:
- a CDS encoding YggS family pyridoxal phosphate-dependent enzyme produces the protein MSIASNVAELKQRITQAAARAQRDPAAVRLMAVSKTFPGEAIAEAHAAGLRLFGENRVQEFAGKSWDVHRLAGAEFHLIGHLQSNKAPRALELFHAIDSVDSLRLAEKLNGMAARMRKRVPILLEINIGAEQQKAGLAPDSPELEQLLASAPRLAALDIRGLMSIPPHTGDPEGARPYFHRLRELRDAIRARDLPSVAMETLSIGMSHDFEVAIEEGSTCVRLGTAIFGARPPP, from the coding sequence GTGTCCATCGCATCCAACGTCGCGGAGCTCAAGCAGCGCATCACGCAAGCCGCCGCGCGCGCGCAGCGCGATCCCGCTGCCGTCCGACTGATGGCCGTCTCGAAAACGTTTCCCGGCGAAGCCATTGCCGAGGCGCACGCCGCCGGACTCCGCCTCTTCGGCGAGAATCGTGTGCAGGAGTTCGCGGGGAAATCCTGGGACGTCCACCGCCTCGCCGGCGCCGAGTTCCACCTCATCGGACACCTCCAGTCCAACAAAGCGCCCCGCGCGCTCGAACTCTTCCACGCCATCGACTCGGTCGATTCGCTCCGCCTCGCCGAAAAACTCAATGGCATGGCTGCGCGCATGCGCAAGCGTGTCCCCATACTGCTCGAGATCAACATCGGAGCCGAGCAGCAGAAGGCCGGTCTCGCGCCGGATTCTCCGGAGCTCGAACAGTTGCTGGCCTCCGCGCCGCGACTCGCCGCACTCGATATCCGCGGATTGATGTCCATCCCACCGCACACCGGCGACCCCGAAGGCGCGCGCCCATACTTCCACCGTCTGCGCGAGCTGCGCGATGCCATCCGCGCCCGCGATCTTCCTTCCGTCGCGATGGAGACGCTCTCCATCGGCATGTCGCACGACTTCGAGGTTGCCATCGAAGAAGGCTCGACGTGTGTGCGCCTCGGCACCGCCATCTTCGGCGCGCGGCCACCACCGTGA
- a CDS encoding DUF167 domain-containing protein: MIPIHDDKLGASFAVRVHPRAKKDTVTGMLGDALKLSLTAPPSDGRANHAAIEFLAGVLHLPRSSITIAAGQSSRNKVVRVTGITAASLADRIAAALP, from the coding sequence ATGATTCCCATCCACGACGACAAACTCGGCGCCAGCTTCGCCGTCCGCGTCCACCCGCGCGCGAAGAAAGACACCGTCACCGGAATGCTGGGTGACGCCTTAAAGCTCTCGCTCACCGCGCCGCCCAGCGACGGACGCGCCAACCACGCGGCCATCGAATTCTTGGCCGGAGTTTTGCACCTGCCGCGTTCGTCCATTACCATTGCCGCGGGCCAAAGCAGCCGCAACAAGGTGGTGCGCGTCACCGGCATCACGGCTGCTTCGCTCGCGGACCGCATCGCTGCCGCACTCCCCTGA
- a CDS encoding MFS transporter, producing the protein MTLSARLEDIRTGFERPFWVANLSEIFERLSYYAVFAVLVRYLNEALQFPIEDATRLGGWFGGAVWVLAAFGGAIADWMGFRRALSLAYFILSCAYFLVGSIAAPWLAPVRSMMPLGFMVGLILLLPALGVALVKPSVVGTTARASKPNVRSIGYSIYYTMVNIGSTLGPFLAGWAHERLRPESVFLIAAASVFLMFLAVLIFFKEPRREAGEPTATVGTIFRNFFIVLANPRFMIFLLIFSGYWIVFWQQYLILPSYIVKYVDPKANTGYILITDPLIVIFFTVAINALTRKIPSFPAITLGTLVTSLAWLFLALRPSVVMAIVALAVVALGEIIQSPRYYEYISRLAPPGQQGTYMGFAFLPIGIGSFVGGWLAGKLLHHYGEVTHEPHKIWWIVTGVGVLTALALFIYDRIVQPMKQEQEKELPS; encoded by the coding sequence ATGACGCTGAGCGCGCGGCTTGAGGACATCCGCACCGGCTTCGAGCGGCCCTTCTGGGTCGCCAACCTCAGCGAGATCTTCGAACGGCTGTCTTACTACGCCGTCTTCGCCGTCCTGGTGCGCTACCTCAACGAAGCCCTTCAATTCCCCATCGAGGACGCCACCAGGCTCGGCGGCTGGTTCGGCGGCGCCGTCTGGGTGCTCGCCGCCTTCGGTGGCGCCATCGCCGACTGGATGGGTTTTCGTCGCGCGCTCTCGCTCGCCTATTTCATCCTCAGCTGCGCCTACTTCCTCGTCGGCTCCATCGCCGCGCCCTGGCTCGCTCCCGTCCGCAGCATGATGCCGCTCGGCTTCATGGTCGGCCTCATCCTTCTGCTCCCCGCGCTAGGCGTCGCGCTGGTCAAGCCCAGCGTCGTCGGCACGACCGCGCGCGCCTCCAAGCCGAATGTCCGCTCCATCGGATATTCGATCTATTACACGATGGTGAACATCGGTTCCACGCTCGGACCCTTTCTTGCGGGTTGGGCCCACGAGCGCCTGCGGCCGGAGAGCGTCTTTCTCATCGCCGCGGCAAGCGTCTTCCTCATGTTCCTCGCAGTGCTCATCTTCTTCAAGGAGCCGCGCCGCGAAGCGGGCGAGCCCACCGCCACCGTCGGCACCATTTTCCGCAATTTCTTCATCGTGCTGGCCAATCCGCGCTTCATGATCTTCCTCCTCATCTTCAGCGGCTACTGGATCGTCTTCTGGCAGCAATACCTTATCCTGCCCAGCTACATCGTGAAGTACGTCGATCCCAAAGCGAACACCGGCTACATCCTGATCACCGACCCGCTCATCGTCATCTTTTTCACCGTCGCCATCAATGCGTTGACCAGGAAGATCCCTTCGTTTCCCGCCATCACGCTGGGAACGCTCGTCACCTCACTCGCCTGGCTTTTCCTCGCGCTGCGCCCCAGCGTCGTGATGGCCATCGTCGCGCTGGCCGTCGTCGCGCTCGGCGAGATCATCCAATCGCCGCGCTACTACGAGTACATCTCGCGCCTCGCGCCCCCCGGACAGCAAGGCACCTACATGGGCTTCGCCTTCCTCCCCATCGGCATCGGCTCGTTCGTCGGTGGATGGCTCGCCGGCAAGCTCCTCCATCACTACGGCGAGGTGACCCACGAGCCGCACAAGATCTGGTGGATCGTCACCGGCGTTGGCGTGCTCACCGCGCTCGCGCTCTTCATCTACGACCGCATCGTCCAACCGATGAAGCAGGAGCAGGAAAAGGAACTACCCTCGTAG
- a CDS encoding Xaa-Pro peptidase family protein produces the protein MDLRSIQPALAERGFDAWLFYDHHHRDPIAYRVLGLPESLMVTRRWYYVIPAAGEPRKLVHRIEAGHLDPLPGAKTEYSSWQEQQEGLKQMLAPYKKIAMEYSPNNAIPYIGLVDAGTIELLRSFGKDIGSSGDLVARFEAAWTDAQIQSHFAARDAIDKITQAAFQEIGRRVRNGGTHEYEMQQWILEAFKRESLVTEDFPIVGVNANSGNPHYEPTAARSARLKEGDFVLLDIWAKKNTPDAVYYDITWTGFVGKAPSDKHREIFTIVAAARDAGVKKVQEAIAAGQRLQGWQVDDAARATIAAKGLAQYFTHRTGHSIGSSVHGNGANMDNLETHDVREIIPNSCFSIEPGIYLPEFGVRSEVNVLVRKGSAEVTGAVQKEIVLI, from the coding sequence ATGGACCTGAGATCCATCCAGCCCGCGCTCGCCGAACGGGGCTTTGACGCCTGGCTCTTCTACGACCATCATCATCGCGATCCCATCGCCTACCGCGTGCTGGGCTTGCCGGAATCGCTGATGGTGACGCGCCGCTGGTATTACGTCATCCCGGCCGCGGGCGAGCCCCGCAAGCTCGTCCATCGCATCGAGGCCGGGCATCTTGACCCGCTCCCCGGCGCGAAGACCGAGTACTCGTCGTGGCAGGAGCAGCAGGAAGGTCTCAAGCAGATGCTCGCGCCCTACAAGAAGATCGCGATGGAATATTCGCCCAACAACGCCATCCCGTACATCGGGCTGGTGGACGCGGGCACCATCGAACTGCTGCGCAGCTTCGGCAAGGATATCGGCAGCTCCGGCGACCTGGTCGCGCGCTTCGAGGCTGCCTGGACAGACGCGCAGATCCAGTCACACTTTGCCGCCCGCGACGCCATCGACAAGATCACGCAGGCGGCCTTCCAGGAGATCGGACGGCGCGTGAGGAATGGCGGCACGCACGAGTACGAGATGCAGCAGTGGATCCTCGAGGCCTTCAAGCGCGAGTCGCTGGTGACGGAAGATTTTCCCATCGTCGGAGTGAACGCCAACAGCGGCAACCCGCACTACGAGCCGACCGCGGCTCGCTCCGCCAGGCTCAAAGAGGGTGACTTCGTCCTGCTCGATATCTGGGCAAAGAAAAACACGCCCGACGCCGTCTACTACGACATCACCTGGACCGGCTTCGTCGGCAAGGCGCCGAGCGACAAGCATCGCGAGATCTTCACCATCGTCGCCGCCGCGCGCGATGCCGGCGTGAAGAAGGTGCAGGAAGCCATCGCGGCCGGCCAGAGACTCCAGGGCTGGCAGGTCGATGACGCCGCGCGCGCGACCATCGCCGCCAAGGGCCTGGCGCAGTACTTCACCCACCGCACCGGACACTCCATCGGCTCGAGCGTCCACGGCAACGGCGCCAATATGGACAACCTCGAGACGCACGACGTCCGCGAGATCATCCCCAACAGTTGCTTTTCCATCGAGCCCGGCATCTATCTGCCCGAGTTCGGCGTGCGTAGCGAGGTCAACGTGCTCGTCCGCAAGGGTTCCGCCGAGGTCACCGGCGCCGTGCAAAAAGAGATCGTGCTGATATAA